Proteins from one Rosa chinensis cultivar Old Blush chromosome 7, RchiOBHm-V2, whole genome shotgun sequence genomic window:
- the LOC112178470 gene encoding putative ankyrin repeat protein RF_0381 — MRLYLNFSTILIINIGVCGSKRTYCLKTSGTLSNPPLRFINYKKTMVNKTMMVKKNKDWTRKNAKVLHIILNSCGSDMFSLICEISSAQSAWEALEKGCKEKQKAENDAKEIERYIPFSNFVINGDWENAKECLTKLPDAITARYQFGATALHIAAGQGHLHILKELVLLMGQDDLQTKNAYGYTALHVAFFNGRFDIVKELLPLMGGVKDCHGNTVLHMALIRQQPHTVEWMVKLMKREDLELKNNDGSTALNIAVKKGNVSTIKELLPHDDDFDRYIPFTNAVIDGDWNNANYCLRDLDPYRAVRARDPRDGNENTALHLAIKHGHVDIVKELVSLMTQEDLEVKNADPSTGNLNADLSERAVVEMAKYMVEQNEILLARVLELENAFGDTPLHEAVSKGDMSIVEELVPSMRQEGFEIKNNNGFTALHQAVMNENVDIVKIIVRRMRREGLEVKGALGYTALHQAVEMGNMGIVKELVLVMRQEGLEVKNDAGSNALHLAVMENKNMDIVRELMSLMRPQAMEIKNGEGFTALGCAMELPAIDGDIWEMAKFMAGKNKKVFGMRSGRDIPVVWAAGWGKWKLTQYLYFVTPREALNGFDGAHFITIAIERLKALGKGVLNIIN, encoded by the exons ATGCGATTATACCTCAATTTCTCAACCATACTAATTATAAACATTGGAGTCTGTGGGTCAAAACGTACTTATTGTCTGAAGACCTCTGGGACGTTATCGAACCCACCACTGAGATTCATAAACTACAAGAAAACAATGGTGAACAAGACAATGATGGTGAAAAAAAATAAGGATTGGACAAGGAAGAATGCGAAAGTGTTGCATATAATTCTGAATTCATGCGGGAGTGATATGTTCTCTCTTATCTGTGAAATTAGCAGCGCACAAAGTGCCTGGGAGGCTTTGGAAAAAGGATGCAAGGAAAAACAAAAGG CTGAAAACGATGCCAAGGAAATCGAGCGCTACATACCCTTCTCTAACTTTGTGATAAATGGTGATTGGGAGAATGCAAAGGAGTGTCTTACAAAACTTCCAGATGCAATAACAGCAAGATACCAATTTGGAGCCACAGCCCTTCATATAGCAGCCGGGCAAGGGCACCTGCATATCTTGAAAGAGTTGGTCTTGCTGATGGGACAAGATGATTTACAAACTAAAAACGCTTATGGTTACACAGCTCTTCATGTAGCATTCTTCAACGGGCGCTTTGACATTGTTAAAGAGCTGTTGCCCCTGATGGGAGGAGTAAAAGACTGCCATGGTAACACGGTTCTTCACATGGCATTAATTAGGCAGCAACCACACACTGTAGAGTGGATGGTGAAGTTAATGAAAAGAGAAGACTTGGAATTAAAAAACAACGATGGTTCTACAGCTCTGAACATAGCAGTCAAGAAGGGGAATGTGTCTACTATTAAAGAGTTGCTGCCGCATG ATGATGACTTTGACCGTTATATACCGTTTACTAATGCTGTAATTGACGGTGATTGGAATAATGCAAACTATTGTCTTAGAGATCTAGATCCCTACAGGGCAGTAAGAGCAAGAGATCCAAGAGATGGAAATGAGAACACGGCTCTTCACTTAGCAATCAAGCATGGGCATGTGGATATTGTGAAAGAGTTGGTGTCGTTGATGACACAAGAAGATTTGGAAGTGAAAAATGCTGATCCTTCCACGGGTAATTTAAATGCAGACCTCAGTGAACGAGCAGTCGTCGAAATGGCTAAGTACATGGTTGAACAGAATGAGATACTGCTTGCCCGTGTTTTAGAACTAGAGAATGCTTTTGGAGATACacctcttcacgaagcagtcaGTAAGGGGGATATGTCTATTGTGGAAGAATTGGTACCTTCGATGAGACAAGAaggttttgaaataaaaaataataatggttTTACAGCTCTTCACCAAGCAGTCATGAACGAAAATGTGGATATTGTGAAGATTATAGTCCGGCGGATGAGGCGAGAAGGTCTGGAAGTAAAAGGTGCTCTTGGTTACACAGCACTTCACCAAGCAGTGGAGATGGGGAATATGGGGATTGTGAAAGAGTTGGTATTGGTGATGAGACAAGAGGGTCTTGAAGTAAAAAACGACGCGGGTTCCAATGCTCTTCACCTTGCAGTCATGGAGAATAAGAATATGGACATTGTGAGAGAGTTGATGTCGTTGATGAGACCACAAGCGATGGAAATAAAAAATGGTGAAGGTTTTACAGCTTTAGGTTGTGCTATGGAGCTACCCGCCATAGATGGAGACATTTGGGAAATGGCTAAATTCATGGCTGGAAAGAACAAAAAAGTATTTGGCATGCGCTCGGGTAGAGACATTCCAGTTGTATGGGCTGCTGGCTGGGGCAAGTGGAAATTAACTCAGTATCTCTATTTCGTCACTCCTCGTGAAGCTCTAAACGGGTTTGACGGCGCTCATTTTATTACTATTGCTATTGAACGTCTGAAAGCGCTCGGTAAGGGTGTTTTAAATATCATTAATTAA
- the LOC112175756 gene encoding thylakoid lumenal 29 kDa protein, chloroplastic yields MAVSFLSTVPNLLPIVPVNASITSAPRYPTLGATVRCSKIEADADNEERFKRRSILTCFGATVGLELVRSSGTFVEMAEAADLIQRRQRSEFQSSIKDTLYKAIKENPDVIPSLLTLALNDIMTYDKASKTGGPNGSIRLSSEISRPENKGLVGALNLVEEAKKEIDSNSKGGPISYSDLIQYAAQSAIKQTFLASAIRKCGGNVEKGNLLYTAYGSNGQWGLFERNFGRADTQEPDPEGRVPQWDKASVQEMKDKFSAVGFGPRQLAVMSAFLGPDQTATETLLATDPEVLPWVQKYQRSRETVSETDYEVDLITTLTKLSGLGQQINYEAYTYPVKKVDFSKLKL; encoded by the exons ATGGCGGTGTCTTTCCTTTCAACTGTCCCTAACCTGCTTCCTATTGTCCCCGTCAATGCTTCCATTACCTCTGCCCCAAGATATCCTACTCTTGGT GCTACAGTTCGTTGCAGTAAAATTGAAGCTGATGCTGATAATGAGGAAAGGTTTAAGCGGAGGAGCATTCTTACATGCTTTGGTGCCACTGTCGGCTTG GAACTAGTAAGAAGTTCAGGAACATTTGTTGAAATGGCTGAGGCTGCTGATTTGATACAACGCAGGCAGCGTTCTGAATTTCAAT CAAGTATCAAAGATACCTTATATAAAGCTATAAAG GAAAATCCAGATGTTATCCCTTCCTTACTCACTTTGGCATTGAATGAtattatgacttatgataag GCTTCGAAAACTGGTGGCCCAAATGGATCTATCCGATTAAG CTCAGAGATCAGCAGACCTGAAAACAAGGGACTTGTTGGTGCTTTGAATTTAGTAGAGGAAGCAAAGAAGGAAATTGATTCGAATTCCAAAGGGGGGCCCATTTCCTATTCTGATCTGATCCAATATGCAG CACAAAGTGCCATTAAGCAAACCTTTCTAGCTTCTGCAATTCGCAAATGTGGAGGAAACGTTGAGAAGGGCAATTTGTTATACACTGCATATGGTTCAAATGGTCAG TGGGGCttatttgagaggaattttGGAAGGGCAGATACCCAAGAGCCAGATCCAGAGGGAAGGGTTCCCCAGTGGGACAAAGCAAGTGTTCAAGAAATGAAAGACAAGTTTTCTGCCGTTGGCTTTGGCCCTCGCCag CTAGCTGTTATGTCTGCATTCTTGGGTCCTGATCAGACAGCGACAGAAACTTTATTAGCCACTGATCCAGAAGTTCTGCCATGGGTTCAGAAGTATCAGCGCAGCCGAGAAACAGTGTCAGAAACAGATTATGAG GTTGATTTGATAACTACGCTCACAAAGTTGAGTGGTTTGGGCCAACAAATCAATTATGAGGCATATACCTATCCAGTCAAAAAAGTTGATTTTAGCAAACTCAAATTGTGA